In Dendropsophus ebraccatus isolate aDenEbr1 chromosome 14, aDenEbr1.pat, whole genome shotgun sequence, the following proteins share a genomic window:
- the ARMC7 gene encoding armadillo repeat-containing protein 7 isoform X1: MSGGRCASEDRFRYLQSLVTEFQDTDSTDAKEQVLANLANFSYDPKNIPYLRQLQVLDLFLDMLTEENETLVEFGIGGLCNLCLDKVSKSHIFASRGLSLVINCLSSHREETVLSAITTLMYLSTAASYAEITTAPVVECMLRFSLSTNRRLSNLANVFLEDYCTEKQVEEARSLNRHTALGIPLPKD, translated from the exons ATGAGCGGCGGACGCTGTGCCAGTGAAGATCGGTTTCGGTACTTGCAATCTCTGGTCACTGAGTTTCAGGACACGGATAGTACAG atGCCAAAGAACAGGTATTGGCAAATCTAGCTAACTTTTCCTATGACCCTAAGAACATCCCATACCTTCGGCAACTGCAGGTTTTAGATTTGTTTCTGGATATGTTGACCGAAGAGAATGAAACATTGGTGGAGTTTGGAATAG ggggactttgtaatttatgtctggATAAAGTCAGCAAGAGTCACATCTTTGCTTCGAGAGGTCTAAGTCTTGTGATCAACTGTCTATCCAGCCATCGCGAAGAGACTGTGCTCTCTGCTATAACAACACTTATGTACCTGAGTACAGCTGCTTCCTATGCAGAAATTACTACAGCGCCTGTTGTGGAGTGTATGCTCAGATTCTCCCTCTCCACCAACCGTAGACTTAGCAACCTAGCTAATGTTTTTCTGGAGGATTATTGCACTGAAAAACAAGTGGAGGAAGCCCGATCTCTAAACCGCCACACCGCACTTGGAATACCTCTTCCAAAAGACTGA
- the ARMC7 gene encoding armadillo repeat-containing protein 7 isoform X2: MLTEENETLVEFGIGGLCNLCLDKVSKSHIFASRGLSLVINCLSSHREETVLSAITTLMYLSTAASYAEITTAPVVECMLRFSLSTNRRLSNLANVFLEDYCTEKQVEEARSLNRHTALGIPLPKD, from the exons ATGTTGACCGAAGAGAATGAAACATTGGTGGAGTTTGGAATAG ggggactttgtaatttatgtctggATAAAGTCAGCAAGAGTCACATCTTTGCTTCGAGAGGTCTAAGTCTTGTGATCAACTGTCTATCCAGCCATCGCGAAGAGACTGTGCTCTCTGCTATAACAACACTTATGTACCTGAGTACAGCTGCTTCCTATGCAGAAATTACTACAGCGCCTGTTGTGGAGTGTATGCTCAGATTCTCCCTCTCCACCAACCGTAGACTTAGCAACCTAGCTAATGTTTTTCTGGAGGATTATTGCACTGAAAAACAAGTGGAGGAAGCCCGATCTCTAAACCGCCACACCGCACTTGGAATACCTCTTCCAAAAGACTGA